A segment of the Devriesea agamarum genome:
CTCTCCGTAGGTCAGCAGTAATAGGTCATCCAGCAGGCGGATCGGGCCTGGCATGTAGCGGTAACCCATGACCGAGCGCAGTTGGTCGAGGTCGATTTGGGCGAGGAATGCGTGTAGGTCGTTTAGAGTTTCGATGCCCATGGCGCGCATGAGGCGCAGACCCCACCGGTAATGGGATTTTCGGGATAGTCCTCTGCCTGGCAGTGCGTCGAGCAGACCGTCGCGAACGTCCTCGGCTTCGATCAGGCGATGAGCCTCGGCTTGTTCGCGCCGTTGTTGTTCGAGCAAGCTCTGTTCAATTTGCAGCTGTTGAATCTTGGCGAATTCGGCGTCGGCGAGTTCCAGTAGGCCCGAAGCCAGGGTCAGGGACCGATCAATTTCAGGTGTGGCCGCACCGGAGGTCGGTTTATAACGCACCCCATGCTCGAACTGTGCCCAGGCATCCTGCAGGATGGTCCGGATCTGAATTTCGGCTGTGCCCAGGTCACCGTTGTCCACGATCAGGTGTAGCCCTGCGTATCCGATCTGCCCGCGTGCCCGCACTTCCCTCGATTTATCGCGAATCTGGACCACGGTCATTTCATCGCCGATCAGGTCCGCGATCCGCGCAATATCCGATTCGATGTTGCACACGATGCGTACCCCGACCAGATCGTGAACATCATGCATTCCGCCGATGTCGTCGCGTGCGAGTTTGCCTTCCAACGAATCGACTTCTTTAGCCCGGGCGATCACATCGCGGAAGTCCACGCCCTCGTCGACAAGAATTTCCTGAACGCGAGTCTGCAGCCGCACCGCTGACCGTAGGTACTCGTCCCGACGCGCCGCATAGCAGTCGAGATCTTCCGGGCCATGCCCCGATGATGAGTTACCACACGATGCTGTACCCGCTGCCGAAGCACCCGCCACGGAAGCATCAAGCCTTGGCGCACCCAGTGTCAGGTCACCCGACGACGCTGGACCCGGCCTCAATGCACCTGTGGACGCTAGACCCGGCCTCGACGCGCCCGACGGGGGTGCACCCTCAGGAGCCGGAGTCGAGGAAGCGCTGTCCAGGAGTTCGTTGGTCACGCATTAAGCCTACTGAAGAGGTACGTCACGCGAACCAGCAAGCGCCCCATTCACATTCTGTCCACTATTTGGATGTTTCTTTCGCACATAGTGGACGATCACTACCGTAAACCCCTACCAAGCAGGGATTTACCCTCCGGATAAGCGCACCACCCCGCGTCAACCGGACCGCACAGCGTTCCGCGCACCGGACTCACCGTCTGGCGCACTGAGCAGTGCATGCGCTATCCGGCGCACCCACCGCGTTCCGCCGTGGCCATCGCACCACCGGGACACCGAAGCACCAGATCAATCAGTCGAGGCGCTACCCATTGCCGCGGCCGCACCATCCGGTGCCGCACCTTCGCGCTGCGCGCCGAAACGTCGTCCGTAAACCGCCGTCTCACCCGACCCCTCCCCTCACCCCTGGAAGGATCCCGTGACTACCACCCTCACGCAGACCGAGCCGTCCGCGAGAAACTCCCGGGGCAAGGTCATCATCGCCTCGCTCATCGGCACCTCGATCGAGTTCTACGATTTCTACATCTACGCCACCGCTGCGGTCCTGATCTTCCCCGCACTGTTCTTCCCCGACGCTTCCAACAGCACCACGGCACAGTTATCCTCATTTGCCGTTTTCGGAGTCGCCTTCCTAGCGCGCCCAATCGGTTCCCTGCTGTTCGGACATCTCGGCGACCGCATCGGACGCAAAGGCACGCTGGTCGGATCACTGCTAACCATGGGCATTGCGACCGTGGTCATCGGTCTCCTGCCGACGGCTCTCACCCCCGGCTGGGCCATTCTTGCCCCGCTCGCGCTGGTCATCTGCCGGATGGCGCAAGGCATTGGGCTCGGCGGAGAGTGGTCGGGAGCGGCCCTGCTCGCCACCGAAAACGCCCCCGAAGGCAAACGCGCGGTGTACGGCACCTTCCCTCAGCTCGGCGCCCCCATCGGATTCATCGTCGCGAACCTCTTCATGCTCGTGCTGTCACAGGCCATGAGCAACGCCGACTTTATGTCCTACGGATGGCGCATTCCGTTTATCGCCTCCGCTGTGCTGGTCATGGTCGGGTTGTACGTGCGGATCAGCCTGATCGAATCCCCGGCCTTCACCGCCGCCAAACAGAAGCAGCAGATTGTCAAAATGCCGCTGCTGGAAACGGTGCGCACCCACCCGGTCCAGTTGGTGCTGGCAACCTTCAACATGGTCGGCACGTACTGCATCTTCTACCTCCTCACAACATTCGTGCTGACCTTCGGCACGACCCCCTCAACGGTTGAGTCGGCCCGCGCCGCAGCAGCCACGGCGGGTAAACCGTTTAACGCAGCCGCCTTCGTGCCCGGTCTCGGCTACACCCGTGAACAGTTCATCTTGATGCTGGTCATTAGCTGCGTGTGCTTCGGCATCTTCACGTTCCTCGCGGGCCCGTTGGCAGAGCGTTTCGGACGGCGCAGTCACTTGCTCGTCGTCACCATCGGAATCGTGGTGTACGGCCTGGTGTGGAGCCCGCTCTTACAGGGCGGAACCGTCGGGGTCATGATTGCTCTTATGGTTGGCTTTGCTCTCACCGGCCTCTCATTCGGCCCCATGGGTGCCCTGCTTCCTGAAATGTTCGCGACCAATGTGCGCTACACCGGCTCAGCGGTCGCCTACAACATGGCCTCCATTTTGGGTGCGGCCATCGCCCCGTTCATTTCCATCGCTCTGTGGTCCTGGGGCGAAGGCTCACCGTTCTGGGTCGGCGTATACCTTTCGGGGGTGGCTCTGCTCACCGTCGCATCCCTGGCCCTCACCAGGGAAACCCGCAACGTGGATTACGTCGGCAACGCAAGCCTAAGCCGTTAAAGCCTGACGCTGGAGGGCGCTCGAAGGAGTACCTGCGTCACACGCAGGTTGCAGGTCACGGGTCGCTGACAGGGTTCTGTATGGATCGTTCCATGGGTCCACTCAGAGCCCTGTCGGCATGTCATGGGTCGAGGGTTGTGGAGCTACCTCAATGGGCGCCGAACGCGCAATCTCGGATGCGGCTGACGACGCCCGGGGCAGTGTCCGGACGACGCTTCGTCAACGTAGCCTTTCGGTTCGCGCAGTGCCCCGGCGGCGGTGCCGTTCGCTCTTCCGACTCTGCCCCGCAAGGATTCGCTTCAGACGCATATGCGTGAGCGCATGCTGTATGCATAGCGCCCCACAGGTCAGGCCAATCCTTACCACGAATTCGACCCACAAAACCCATTGTCTATTGATGAGACAGCCGCACATGCATAAGCGATGCAATTTTGCCGGCCATTAATACCATCAGGCACCTACATGGAGGCTCGTAGGTGTCATTTCAGGCAGCCCAACAAGGACCACAAACAATCTCTCATCAGCGATGATATGTACACCAAAGACGGTCACCCAAACCCACAGAATACAAATTAATGACAGTGATAAAACTGTCAGCTCCCTAGTCTCATCATTCTATTTGACCACACCCCAATATCACCAATGGGTATACTTAAAAGCTCTACGCGGCTAGACCGCAAGAATCACAGAAAAATGAGGCACCGACACACACCACTCACCTTCACAAGGCGTTGGTCATACACGGTCGCCGACCCGATAAAGCCCACCAGCTAATTCTGGCGCCAGAGCACCCCGATAAACGGCAGAGCCGCTAACCCCGTGGGCTTTTTCGGTTTCTTCTCTTCTTCTTGCATCAGTTTAGCTTTGGCAGTTTTCCAGGCGGGAGTTATTGAGTAATCATATTTCGCTACGCCTCGGTCGCCCGCCCCACTGGTTCCTGACTGCGAGCCGTCAACAGCATACGACCGTAGAACATGTGCGGAGATCGGAAGCTTCTTCGGGATGGGGCCACCATTATCGGCAATTGTGTCCTCGTCCCGGATCGGCACGCCGAGAACTTTCATAACCTGCTCTTCATTGGTGCCAAAAAGCTCATAAATATCAACCTCCTCACCTGCTTCAACACGCTTTGAAATCATCGTAAGCGGGAAGAGCAGAATAGAGGTCTCCGGAACGTTAATAGCGGGGTCGATACCGTACTCATCTTCGACCTCCACCCATTCAAAATCAATGCGAGCGCCCCGCACCATGGCGTCACCGAGCAGAATCCCTAGCGACTGCAACTCATATGTGTGCTCCGCGGTGAACCGACCGGACTCTAACGCCTGCTTAATGAACTGCAGCTTCGTTGTGTACCGCTCGAAGTACTGCTGATGATCCTCAGGGATGAAGCTAAGCCCCCACTCACGAGCATGGTCGAGCCTGGCTTTCAGTTCACTCCCAAGAGGTCTAATCGTCGTCATAATCTCAGTGTATAGTCCGGACGTGGTCCACATCTCATCCGGACTACACCGCAACTACACCCGTTCCGAGGCCGGAACCGCATCCAGCGCAGTCACAATTGCCTGCACACTGGCTTTCGCGTCACCGAACAGCATCGACGTGTTGTCTTGGAAGAACAACGGATTCTGCACACCCGCGTATCCGGCTGCCATGGACCGTTTGAACACGACCGTGTGAGCCGCTTCCCACACGCACAGCACCGGCATACCGGCAATCGGTGAACCAGGGTCGGAAGCCGCCGGATTCACGGTATCGTTCGCCCCGATCACCAGCACCACATCGGTGTCTGCGAAGTCATCGTTAATCTCGTCCATTTCCAGCACGATGTCATACGGAACCTTAGCCTCAGCCAGTAAAACATTCATATGGCCAGGCAAACGCCCCGCAACCGGGTGGATACCGAAACGAACATTGACGCCGCGTTCGCGAAGCCGGGCGGTGAGATCCGCAACCGGATACTGAGCCTGGGCAACCGCCATACCGTATCCGGGGGCGATCACCACCGAACGCGCCTCGGCGAGCAGCTGAGCCACACCCGCGGCATCCAATTCGTGGATCTCGCCATCCTGGTCGGCGCTGGCGCCAGCCGAAGTCTCAGCCCCGAAACCGCCGAGGATCACCGACACGAAGGACCGGTTCATAGCGCGGCACATGATGTAGGACAAAATCGCACCGGACGCGCCCACCAGAGCACCGGTCACAATCAGCACATCCAAACCGAGCATGAACCCAGCCGCGGCGGCTGCCCAGCCCGAATACGAATTCAACATAGAGACCACTACCGGCATGTCAGCCCCGCCGATAGCGGCCACCAAGTGCCATCCGAGAGCGAAGGCGATGACGGTCATCAGCAGCAGCGATGCCACCTGAATCCAGAACACGTCGACGGTGAGGAACACAATCAGCAGCACCAGACAGACCAGCAGAGCCACCAGGTTTAGAAGATGCCGCGCGGGCAGAGTAAGCGGCTTCGAGGGGATCAGGCCGCGCAGTTTCCCGAAGGCAACCAGCGAGCCAGTGAAGGTAATCGCGCCAATGAACATGCCCAGGAACACCTCGAGGAGGTGCACGGTGTCCCCGTGACCGTCGAGGAAGGAGTTCAGCCCCACTAGCACGGCGGCCATGCCAACGAACGAGTGCAGCAGGGCCACAAGTTCGGGCATGCCCGTCATCTCCACGGTGAGCGCACGCCACAGGCCTACCGCCCCGCCGATCAGCAGAGCAATGGCCAGCAGCACCGCGCTGGTAACCAGGCCGGCTCCCGGCGTAGCTCCGTGGAATGCGGTCACGATGGTGGCAATCAGCGCAATCAACATGCCAGTAATGCCAAAGGCATTCCCCAGCTTGGCGCTTTCGTGGGTTGACAACCCCGCGAGCGCGAGGACGAACAGCAGCGCAGCGACAATATAAGCAGCAGTAACAGCGGGCAGGAGCATCTCAGGCCTTCCGGAACATGCGGAGCATCCGCTGGGTAACGGCGAATCCGCCCACGATGTTGATCGAGGCGATGAGCACAGCGAAGAAGGCGATGATCTTCACCAGCCAGTTATCGCTTGTGATCTGGTAAATCGCACCGACGACGATAATGCCGCTGATCGCGTTGGTCACGCTCATCAGCGGGGTGTGCAGCGCATGGCTGACCTTCCACACGACGTAGTATCCGACGATCACCGCGAGGACGAACACGCTCAGGTGGATCAAAAACGCCCCGGGAAGAAGCGGCGAAATCCCCAGGAATACCAGGCACGGGATCGTCACTGCCAAGTACGTTACCCACCAGGGCCGAGGCGGTTTAGGCGGAGCTTCTTCCGTCGGCGCGGCAGCGGGGGCTACGGCCGGTGCGGGCGCAGCAGAGACAGCCACCGGTGGCGGTGGGAACGTCACCTCCCCGTCGCGGGTCACCAGCATCGTGCGCACGATGACATCCTCGGTGTCGACCACGAGCTGGCCGTCTTTCTCAGGAGTCATCAACGTCAGAAGGTTCACCAGGTTGGTGCCGTACAGCTGCGAGGACTGCCCGGGAAGACGGGACGGCATGTCGTCATAGCCGATGATGACAACGCCGTTGTCACTCACGTACGCCTCACCGCGCCGAGTCAGCGTGCAGTTACCTCCGCCTGCGGCGGCGAGGTCCACGATCACGCTTCCGGGGCGCATCGCGGCCACCATCTCATCGGTAATTAAGCGGGGCGATGGGCGTCCCGGCACCGCAGCGGTGGTGATCACGATATCGGCCCAGGCACACTGTTCGGCATACAGTTCAGCGGCTTTGGCGGCGTCCTCAGCTCCGGGTTCACGTGCGTAACCGTCCGAAGATGCCGGACGCATACCCCCGCTGGCGGTGACAAACTCGGCGCCCATCGACGTGACCTGTTCAGCGGTTTCCGGGCGCACATCGCTGGCCCGTACCACCGCGCCAAGGCTTCCGGCCGCGCCAATCGCCGCCAGTCCGGCCACCCCGGCACCGAGCACAAAGACTCGGGCGGGCGGCACTTTACCGGCAGCGGTGACCTGGCCGGTGAAGAATCGTCCGAACGCGCCGGCGGCCTCCACGACGGCCCGGTAACCGGAAATGTTCGCCATCGAGGAGAGCGCATCCATCGACTGCGCGCGCGAAATACGCGGCACCATATCCATGGCGAGCGCGCACACGCCGCGCTCAGCCAGAGCGTCGACCAGCTCGGGGTTCTGGGCTGGGTACAAGAATGCGGCGAGCACTGCACCGGAGCGCAGCAGCGGCACATCCTTCACATCCAAGGGCCCGACGGCGAGCACAATGTCCGCGCCCCAAGCTTCTTCACGGGTGACGATCTGGGCGCCGGCCTCGGCATATGCTGAATCCGGATGGGATGCCAGCACACCGGCTCCGGCCTCAATCAGCACCTCATAGCCGAGACTTGCCAGCTTCTTCACAGTCGTAGGGGTGGCTGCTACCCGTCGTTCTCCAGGCGCACTTTCGTGGGGGATCCCGATCCTCATGATTCTGATTTCATCATGCAGGTTGCAGGACTACATTGATTTCATGCCTATTTGTCGACGCAGATCACGTAAAAACCGTGGGGGATCGGCATCGGGAGCCGGAATGTCCCGAACTGTGCTCGACCGTGTGGCACAGATGCGCCCCAGCTCAATCACGGCACCGTTGGCCTCAGCCGGGGTGGTGGGTGCGAGCGCCGCCACCTGGGTAGCGACCTCTCCGAGTCTCATCCCCCGCACCTGGTGGTCCACAGCGGCCAACGTCGGGCTCTCCCAGGTATATGGGTACGTGGCAGGCAAAGCCGGGGCTCAAGCGTTGAAGGTCGCCGCGCGCGCATTGGGGGTTAAAGCCAGCATTAAGCCTGAGGGCCGGAATGCTCTGCGCTGGATCGGGGCGGCCTCTTTCGTCGGGATGTCGGCCTATTCGTGGGTGCGTGGAGAGATCCGCCAACGCGAAATCACCCGCCTGGTGTTTGAAGAACCAAAACAGTCGTGGACGCAAGCGGCGGGAGTGGGCACTGGGATTGCCCTGTCCTGTGCGGTTTTGGCATCGGTGCGCGGCATTCTGATCGCCCATCACGCGCTGCATCGGGCTATCGGTCACCGTCTGCCCGGCCCGGTTGGGCAGGTGGTCTCGCTCGCAGCCATCGGCGGTCTCGGGGTGGTCGCTGGCGAGCGCCTGGTGCGCGGCGAACTTCTGCAATGGGCTATCCACCAAGCAGAGCGCACCAATTCCATGATCGCCCCCGGTTCCACTCCCCCGCGCAGCACGCTGCGTTCGGGATCCGCCGAGTCCTTAGAACGATGGCAGACCCTAGGCGCAGCCGGTCGGCGCATCGTGACCGGCGGCCCCAGCGCCGAACAGATCGCTCGCGTCACCGGTGCCCCCGCGATGGAACCTATCCGGGTGTATGCGGGGAAAATGCCGCCTGGCCGGAGTCTGGATGAGGCGGTCGATATTGTGCTGGCCGAACTCGACCGGACCGGGGCATGGGATCGACGTGTGCTCGCAATCTTCACCGGAACAGGCACCGGCTGGCTTCAAGAATGGTCGCTATCGGCGATTGAATATCTCACGGGCGGAAACTGCGCAACCGCATCCCTGCAATACAGCGTCTACACCAGCGGATTGTCCTATATCCTGGATCGCCAAGCCCCTCGCGCCGCTGGTCAAGCACTATTTCAGGCGGTGCGGCAACGCTTGGATCTGATCCCGAAGGACAAGCGTCCGCGACTGTTCGTCGCAGGGGAATCGCTTGGGTCCTACGGCGGTCAAGCAGCGTTTGCCTCACCGGAAGACCTGCTTAGCAATGTGGATGGCGCCGTGTGGACCGGCACTCCGCGTTTTACGCCATTGTGGCAGCAGTTCACCGCTCGGCGGCGCGGAGGATCACCGGAAGTTGCCCCGATTGTTGATGACGGTCGGCACGTCCGCTTCATTACCCATCCCGACGATCTGGTGCGCAATTTTTGGGGTGGCCCTTACGAACCGTGGGAGGCCCCGCGGATCGTGTACGCGCAGCACGCCAGCGACCCGGTGGTGTGGTGGTCTCCGCGCCTGCTGTGGGAGGAACCCGATTGGCTGCGCCAGCGTGTCGGCAAGGACGTCTCCCCCGCGGTGCGCTGGTTCCCCTGGGTCACGTTCTGGCAGATCGCCGCCGACATGCCGCTATCGATCTCCGTACCCGGCGGGCACGGGCATAGCTACCGCGAGGCCATGGTGCCCATTTGGGCGGCGGTTCTTGGCGAGGATCCGCGACAGGACCGCTCCGCCATCGTGGACGCCATCCGCGCCAGCATGTAGGTCAGTATCTGAACCTGCCCCCGTCTGAGACCGAACCCACCTAGAGCTAATTGCCTTAGGGCTGATCCCCGGTCGCCACCGGCAGATCAGGGTTAGCGCTCCACTGCGACCACGACCCCGGAAAAAGCCGCACCCGCTCATAACCAGCCTGTTCAAGCGCAAGCATCAGATGACAGGCCGTCACGCCCGACCCGCAGTACGCAATGATCTCCCGATCAGGACGCAAACCACCCAGAGCAAATATCTCCCGCAAGCCCATCGGGGTCAGAAAACAACCGTCCTCATCCAGCGACTGCGCAAAGGGCTGATTCAATGCCCCGGGAATATGCCCTGCACGCGGATCCACCGGTTCGGTATCGCCCCGATAGCGCTCCGGGGCGCGAGCATCCAGCACACACGCCGACCCGTCCGCAACCTCCTCCACGGTGGCAAGCCGTTCACGCGGCCACGGCTTCGGGGTCAACACCGCGGGCACCGGGGTCACTTCACCGGATTCAACCGGGCCATCCCAGGCGGTAAAGCCACCACTTAGCAGCGCAGCGTCGTGTCCGAGTGCACGCAGCATCCACACCAGGCGGGCCGCCGCGCTGCCCTGCCGGTCGTCGTAGGCCACCACAACGGTGTCATCCCCAATTCCCGCCGCACCGAGCGCCGAAGCAAACGTCTGCGGGTCAGGCAGCGGGTGCCGGCCTTCCGCTTCGGATGCGGGCGCCGCGAGCGCGCCATCGAGGTCCAAGTACACAGCCTGAGGAAGATGGCCTGCGAGATAGTTTTCCCGTCCGGTTGAGCCGTCGATGGCGAACCGGATATCGACCAGCGCGAGGGGTCGGGTGGAACCTTCGCGCTGGAGCCGGTCGAGACCAGCCCGGTCGATAATGGGCGGCAATCCGAGCGAGGTTCCTGACGGCCAAGGCCCCGGCACCGTATCCGCGGCACCAGAACCATCATTCGCAGTCACTAAACCATCATTCGCAATCACTGAACCATCATCCAACGTGTGTGCGCACATGACTCAATGCTAGGCCTAAGGTTCGCA
Coding sequences within it:
- a CDS encoding Re/Si-specific NAD(P)(+) transhydrogenase subunit alpha, with amino-acid sequence MRIGIPHESAPGERRVAATPTTVKKLASLGYEVLIEAGAGVLASHPDSAYAEAGAQIVTREEAWGADIVLAVGPLDVKDVPLLRSGAVLAAFLYPAQNPELVDALAERGVCALAMDMVPRISRAQSMDALSSMANISGYRAVVEAAGAFGRFFTGQVTAAGKVPPARVFVLGAGVAGLAAIGAAGSLGAVVRASDVRPETAEQVTSMGAEFVTASGGMRPASSDGYAREPGAEDAAKAAELYAEQCAWADIVITTAAVPGRPSPRLITDEMVAAMRPGSVIVDLAAAGGGNCTLTRRGEAYVSDNGVVIIGYDDMPSRLPGQSSQLYGTNLVNLLTLMTPEKDGQLVVDTEDVIVRTMLVTRDGEVTFPPPPVAVSAAPAPAVAPAAAPTEEAPPKPPRPWWVTYLAVTIPCLVFLGISPLLPGAFLIHLSVFVLAVIVGYYVVWKVSHALHTPLMSVTNAISGIIVVGAIYQITSDNWLVKIIAFFAVLIASINIVGGFAVTQRMLRMFRKA
- a CDS encoding GTP pyrophosphokinase; its protein translation is MTNELLDSASSTPAPEGAPPSGASRPGLASTGALRPGPASSGDLTLGAPRLDASVAGASAAGTASCGNSSSGHGPEDLDCYAARRDEYLRSAVRLQTRVQEILVDEGVDFRDVIARAKEVDSLEGKLARDDIGGMHDVHDLVGVRIVCNIESDIARIADLIGDEMTVVQIRDKSREVRARGQIGYAGLHLIVDNGDLGTAEIQIRTILQDAWAQFEHGVRYKPTSGAATPEIDRSLTLASGLLELADAEFAKIQQLQIEQSLLEQQRREQAEAHRLIEAEDVRDGLLDALPGRGLSRKSHYRWGLRLMRAMGIETLNDLHAFLAQIDLDQLRSVMGYRYMPGPIRLLDDLLLLTYGEDYVERTKDVGEDPARENKLRQRLAKVQSALTAGKDPAPNRVS
- a CDS encoding alpha/beta hydrolase, translated to MSRTVLDRVAQMRPSSITAPLASAGVVGASAATWVATSPSLIPRTWWSTAANVGLSQVYGYVAGKAGAQALKVAARALGVKASIKPEGRNALRWIGAASFVGMSAYSWVRGEIRQREITRLVFEEPKQSWTQAAGVGTGIALSCAVLASVRGILIAHHALHRAIGHRLPGPVGQVVSLAAIGGLGVVAGERLVRGELLQWAIHQAERTNSMIAPGSTPPRSTLRSGSAESLERWQTLGAAGRRIVTGGPSAEQIARVTGAPAMEPIRVYAGKMPPGRSLDEAVDIVLAELDRTGAWDRRVLAIFTGTGTGWLQEWSLSAIEYLTGGNCATASLQYSVYTSGLSYILDRQAPRAAGQALFQAVRQRLDLIPKDKRPRLFVAGESLGSYGGQAAFASPEDLLSNVDGAVWTGTPRFTPLWQQFTARRRGGSPEVAPIVDDGRHVRFITHPDDLVRNFWGGPYEPWEAPRIVYAQHASDPVVWWSPRLLWEEPDWLRQRVGKDVSPAVRWFPWVTFWQIAADMPLSISVPGGHGHSYREAMVPIWAAVLGEDPRQDRSAIVDAIRASM
- a CDS encoding MFS transporter — protein: MTTTLTQTEPSARNSRGKVIIASLIGTSIEFYDFYIYATAAVLIFPALFFPDASNSTTAQLSSFAVFGVAFLARPIGSLLFGHLGDRIGRKGTLVGSLLTMGIATVVIGLLPTALTPGWAILAPLALVICRMAQGIGLGGEWSGAALLATENAPEGKRAVYGTFPQLGAPIGFIVANLFMLVLSQAMSNADFMSYGWRIPFIASAVLVMVGLYVRISLIESPAFTAAKQKQQIVKMPLLETVRTHPVQLVLATFNMVGTYCIFYLLTTFVLTFGTTPSTVESARAAAATAGKPFNAAAFVPGLGYTREQFILMLVISCVCFGIFTFLAGPLAERFGRRSHLLVVTIGIVVYGLVWSPLLQGGTVGVMIALMVGFALTGLSFGPMGALLPEMFATNVRYTGSAVAYNMASILGAAIAPFISIALWSWGEGSPFWVGVYLSGVALLTVASLALTRETRNVDYVGNASLSR
- a CDS encoding DUF3806 domain-containing protein, producing the protein MTTIRPLGSELKARLDHAREWGLSFIPEDHQQYFERYTTKLQFIKQALESGRFTAEHTYELQSLGILLGDAMVRGARIDFEWVEVEDEYGIDPAINVPETSILLFPLTMISKRVEAGEEVDIYELFGTNEEQVMKVLGVPIRDEDTIADNGGPIPKKLPISAHVLRSYAVDGSQSGTSGAGDRGVAKYDYSITPAWKTAKAKLMQEEEKKPKKPTGLAALPFIGVLWRQN
- the pntB gene encoding Re/Si-specific NAD(P)(+) transhydrogenase subunit beta; the encoded protein is MLLPAVTAAYIVAALLFVLALAGLSTHESAKLGNAFGITGMLIALIATIVTAFHGATPGAGLVTSAVLLAIALLIGGAVGLWRALTVEMTGMPELVALLHSFVGMAAVLVGLNSFLDGHGDTVHLLEVFLGMFIGAITFTGSLVAFGKLRGLIPSKPLTLPARHLLNLVALLVCLVLLIVFLTVDVFWIQVASLLLMTVIAFALGWHLVAAIGGADMPVVVSMLNSYSGWAAAAAGFMLGLDVLIVTGALVGASGAILSYIMCRAMNRSFVSVILGGFGAETSAGASADQDGEIHELDAAGVAQLLAEARSVVIAPGYGMAVAQAQYPVADLTARLRERGVNVRFGIHPVAGRLPGHMNVLLAEAKVPYDIVLEMDEINDDFADTDVVLVIGANDTVNPAASDPGSPIAGMPVLCVWEAAHTVVFKRSMAAGYAGVQNPLFFQDNTSMLFGDAKASVQAIVTALDAVPASERV
- a CDS encoding sulfurtransferase — protein: MCAHTLDDGSVIANDGLVTANDGSGAADTVPGPWPSGTSLGLPPIIDRAGLDRLQREGSTRPLALVDIRFAIDGSTGRENYLAGHLPQAVYLDLDGALAAPASEAEGRHPLPDPQTFASALGAAGIGDDTVVVAYDDRQGSAAARLVWMLRALGHDAALLSGGFTAWDGPVESGEVTPVPAVLTPKPWPRERLATVEEVADGSACVLDARAPERYRGDTEPVDPRAGHIPGALNQPFAQSLDEDGCFLTPMGLREIFALGGLRPDREIIAYCGSGVTACHLMLALEQAGYERVRLFPGSWSQWSANPDLPVATGDQP